Proteins from a genomic interval of Sphingopyxis sp. QXT-31:
- a CDS encoding 2Fe-2S iron-sulfur cluster-binding protein — protein MMRVTFIHADGKGRTEAEAEPGSILLDVAQAHLMPLEGTCEGQMACSTCHVIVDKADFDRLPEASEMEEDMLDLAAGARRTSRLSCQILLTPDLDGLTVHIPAESRNMQGPR, from the coding sequence CTGATGCGCGTCACCTTCATCCACGCCGACGGCAAGGGACGCACGGAGGCCGAGGCCGAGCCCGGCAGCATCCTGCTCGATGTCGCCCAGGCGCACCTGATGCCGCTCGAAGGGACGTGCGAGGGGCAGATGGCCTGCTCGACCTGCCACGTCATCGTCGACAAGGCGGATTTCGACCGCCTCCCCGAAGCCAGCGAGATGGAGGAGGACATGCTCGACCTCGCCGCCGGCGCCCGCCGTACCAGCCGCCTGTCGTGCCAGATCCTGCTGACGCCCGACCTCGACGGCCTCACCGTCCACATTCCCGCCGAAAGCCGCAACATGCAGGGGCCGCGCTGA
- a CDS encoding cysteine desulfurase family protein — protein MIYLDYQATTPLAPEAREAMLRWLEGPKGDGFANPSSTHKAGRAAAAAVEVARDQVAALLPKGGRLFFTSGATEALNWALLRGAEAMPGGVAGLSIEHAASLQCLERLHAAILPVDGEGLALPPDADLIPEGGIVAAMLVNNEVGTIQPVADFAAAAHKKNSLLLCDAVQGCGRVAIPDGPDLIAISAHKIHGPKGIGALWVRDGVDLPPLMFGGAQEQGMRSGTVSPALCAGFGAAAALAAERFDEDAAHAERLWSLALEMLPEWTINGSSERRYHGNLNIRREGVNGLRLMSDARNIAFSLGSACGSGSGKVSHVLRAMGVSEADARASIRLGWGRYTSEAALREGLQTIKDAARLQGVN, from the coding sequence ATGATCTACCTCGATTATCAGGCCACGACGCCGCTCGCGCCCGAGGCGCGCGAAGCGATGCTGCGCTGGCTGGAGGGGCCGAAAGGCGACGGTTTCGCCAACCCGTCGAGCACCCACAAGGCGGGGCGCGCCGCCGCCGCGGCGGTCGAGGTTGCGCGCGACCAGGTCGCGGCGCTGCTACCCAAGGGCGGGCGGCTCTTCTTCACCTCGGGCGCGACCGAGGCGCTCAACTGGGCGCTGCTGCGCGGGGCCGAAGCCATGCCCGGCGGCGTGGCGGGGCTCAGCATCGAGCATGCCGCGTCGTTGCAATGCCTCGAACGGCTCCACGCCGCGATCCTGCCCGTCGATGGCGAGGGGCTCGCGCTGCCGCCCGACGCCGACCTGATCCCGGAAGGTGGTATCGTCGCCGCGATGCTGGTGAACAACGAGGTCGGCACGATCCAGCCGGTCGCCGACTTTGCCGCCGCCGCGCACAAGAAAAACAGCCTGCTGCTCTGCGACGCGGTGCAGGGTTGTGGCCGCGTCGCGATCCCCGACGGCCCCGATTTGATCGCGATCTCTGCGCACAAGATTCACGGACCCAAGGGTATCGGCGCCCTGTGGGTCAGGGACGGCGTCGACCTGCCGCCCTTGATGTTCGGCGGCGCGCAGGAACAGGGGATGCGCTCGGGCACCGTCTCCCCCGCGCTATGTGCCGGTTTCGGCGCCGCGGCGGCGCTCGCGGCCGAGCGTTTCGACGAGGATGCGGCGCACGCCGAACGGCTGTGGTCGCTCGCGCTCGAGATGCTCCCAGAATGGACGATCAACGGTTCTTCGGAGCGCCGCTACCACGGCAATCTCAACATCCGCCGCGAGGGCGTGAACGGCCTCCGCCTGATGTCCGACGCGCGCAATATCGCTTTCTCGCTCGGCAGCGCCTGCGGCAGCGGGTCGGGCAAGGTCAGCCATGTGCTGCGCGCGATGGGGGTGAGCGAAGCCGACGCGCGCGCCTCGATCCGCCTCGGCTGGGGCCGCTACACGAGCGAGGCCGCGTTGCGCGAAGGGCTGCAAACGATCAAGGATGCCGCGCGGCTCCAGGGGGTTAACTGA
- a CDS encoding YbaB/EbfC family nucleoid-associated protein translates to MKSMEEMLKAAQQAAETVQAQMAEAQAKLDSVEVEGVSGGGLVKIRASAKGRIKAIAIDDSLMVPADKQMLEDLLAAAFNDAREKADAASNEEMGRMTSGLPLPPGFKLPF, encoded by the coding sequence ATGAAATCGATGGAAGAAATGCTCAAGGCGGCGCAGCAAGCCGCCGAAACCGTGCAGGCCCAGATGGCGGAGGCGCAGGCGAAGCTCGACAGCGTCGAGGTCGAGGGCGTGTCGGGCGGCGGACTCGTAAAGATTCGCGCCAGCGCCAAGGGCCGCATCAAGGCGATCGCGATCGACGACAGCCTGATGGTGCCTGCCGACAAGCAGATGCTCGAGGATCTCCTCGCCGCCGCGTTCAACGACGCGCGCGAAAAGGCCGATGCCGCGAGCAATGAGGAAATGGGCAGGATGACCAGCGGCCTGCCGCTGCCCCCGGGTTTCAAGCTGCCGTTTTGA
- a CDS encoding DNA polymerase III subunit gamma/tau codes for MSDSADDEPTMLCMDLPETPAPSASSGPYRVLARKYRPQTFAELIGQDAMVKTLGNAIARDRLAHAFLMTGVRGVGKTSTARLIAKALNCIGPDGQGGPTIDPCGICEPCRAITEGRHIDVIEMDAASNTGVDDVREIIEAVRYAAVSARYKIYIIDEVHMLSRNAFNALLKTLEEPPPHVKFLFATTEVNKVPVTVLSRCQRFDLRRITPDMLFAHFSSILQKEGVEAEAPAIWLIANAAEGSVRDGLSILDQAIAHADLDGGGKVSADQVRVMLGLSDRSSIANLMATILEGDAGGAIDLARGQYALGIEPVAMVRGLMDLTHAITLAKVSRHEDPALAQVDRERIVDWAQKLGFAPLNRLWQLLLKGHDEVLRANNPLEHLEMLLLRVIYAASMPDPGELAKLLESGSFPTAPLPAPAAPAQDATASAPEPVAAEAGAPASGLTVAQIHQLLESTGNHRLAVDVYDHLRIIALEPGVIEFAAVPALADGFARELGEALLNTTGSRWQVRSGAGEGRPSLGQIRSASLADNDQRIRELPVVKAAFAAFPDAALEPSDDNRHRSNP; via the coding sequence ATGAGCGATTCCGCCGACGACGAACCGACAATGCTGTGCATGGATTTGCCGGAGACGCCCGCGCCTTCGGCTTCCTCCGGGCCCTACCGCGTCCTCGCGCGTAAATATCGCCCGCAGACGTTCGCCGAGTTGATCGGGCAGGACGCGATGGTGAAGACGCTGGGCAACGCCATCGCGCGCGACCGGCTCGCGCATGCCTTCCTGATGACCGGGGTGCGCGGGGTCGGCAAGACGTCGACCGCGCGCCTGATCGCCAAGGCGCTCAATTGCATCGGCCCCGACGGGCAGGGCGGGCCGACGATCGATCCGTGCGGTATCTGCGAGCCGTGCCGCGCGATCACCGAAGGGCGCCATATCGACGTGATCGAGATGGACGCCGCGTCGAACACCGGCGTCGACGACGTGCGCGAAATCATCGAGGCGGTGCGCTACGCCGCGGTCTCGGCGCGCTACAAGATCTACATCATCGACGAAGTGCATATGTTGTCGCGCAACGCGTTCAACGCGCTCTTGAAGACGCTCGAAGAGCCGCCGCCGCACGTCAAATTCCTGTTCGCGACCACCGAAGTGAACAAGGTCCCGGTGACGGTGCTGTCGCGCTGCCAGCGCTTCGACCTCCGCCGCATCACGCCCGACATGCTCTTCGCGCATTTCAGCTCGATCCTGCAAAAGGAAGGCGTCGAGGCCGAGGCGCCCGCGATCTGGCTGATCGCCAACGCCGCCGAGGGATCGGTGCGCGACGGCCTGTCGATCCTCGACCAGGCGATCGCGCACGCCGATCTCGACGGCGGCGGCAAGGTGAGCGCCGACCAGGTGCGCGTGATGCTCGGCCTGTCGGACCGCTCGTCGATTGCGAACCTGATGGCGACGATCCTCGAGGGCGACGCTGGCGGCGCGATCGACCTTGCGCGCGGCCAATATGCGCTGGGCATCGAGCCCGTCGCGATGGTGCGCGGGCTGATGGACCTGACGCATGCGATTACCTTGGCAAAGGTGTCGCGTCACGAGGACCCGGCGCTGGCGCAGGTCGACCGCGAACGCATCGTCGATTGGGCGCAGAAGCTCGGCTTCGCGCCGCTCAACCGCCTCTGGCAGCTCTTGCTCAAGGGGCATGACGAGGTGCTGCGCGCGAACAATCCGCTCGAGCATCTCGAAATGCTGCTGCTGCGCGTGATCTATGCCGCGTCGATGCCCGATCCGGGCGAGCTGGCGAAACTGCTCGAAAGCGGCAGCTTCCCGACGGCGCCGCTGCCCGCGCCCGCTGCTCCGGCCCAGGACGCGACGGCGAGCGCGCCCGAACCGGTCGCCGCCGAAGCCGGAGCGCCCGCATCGGGGCTCACCGTCGCGCAGATTCACCAGCTGCTCGAAAGCACCGGAAATCATCGGCTTGCGGTCGATGTTTACGATCATCTGCGAATCATCGCGCTCGAACCGGGCGTCATCGAGTTCGCCGCGGTGCCCGCGCTTGCCGACGGCTTCGCGCGCGAGCTTGGCGAGGCGCTGCTGAACACCACCGGCAGCCGCTGGCAGGTGCGCAGCGGCGCGGGCGAAGGGCGGCCGAGCCTCGGCCAGATCCGGAGCGCCAGCCTGGCCGACAACGACCAGCGCATCCGCGAGCTGCCCGTGGTCAAGGCTGCTTTCGCCGCTTTTCCCGACGCGGCGCTTGAACCCTCCGACGACAATCGCCATAGGTCGAACCCATGA
- a CDS encoding alpha/beta hydrolase: MPDVIFPGPEGRIEGRFSPPPRPRAPVALILHPHPQGGGTMNDRITQAMYKSFVARGFAVLRFNFRGVGRSQGTFDNGIGELSDAASALDWVQSIHPEAQTTWIAGFSFGAWIGMQLLMRRPEIRGFLSVAPPANMYDFSFLAPCPSSGIIVAGGQDEIVPPSAVQKLVDKLRTQKGITIHHDEIPRANHFFEHELDQLMKSLDNYLDMRLAPDSPIR; encoded by the coding sequence ATGCCCGACGTGATTTTCCCCGGCCCCGAGGGCCGTATCGAAGGCCGTTTCTCGCCGCCGCCGCGCCCGCGCGCGCCGGTCGCGCTGATCCTGCACCCGCATCCGCAGGGCGGCGGCACGATGAACGACCGCATCACCCAGGCGATGTACAAGAGCTTCGTCGCGCGCGGTTTTGCGGTGCTGCGCTTCAACTTCCGCGGCGTCGGCCGCAGCCAGGGCACGTTCGACAATGGCATCGGCGAGCTGAGCGATGCCGCCTCCGCGCTCGACTGGGTCCAGTCGATCCATCCCGAGGCGCAGACGACGTGGATCGCCGGCTTCAGCTTCGGCGCGTGGATCGGCATGCAGCTTCTGATGCGCCGCCCCGAGATCCGCGGCTTCCTGTCGGTCGCGCCGCCGGCGAACATGTACGACTTCAGCTTCCTCGCCCCCTGCCCCTCTTCGGGCATCATCGTCGCGGGCGGGCAGGACGAGATCGTGCCGCCCTCGGCCGTGCAGAAGCTGGTCGACAAGCTGCGCACGCAAAAGGGCATCACCATCCATCACGACGAGATTCCGCGCGCGAATCACTTCTTCGAGCATGAACTCGACCAGTTGATGAAGTCGCTCGATAACTATCTAGATATGCGGCTCGCCCCCGATTCGCCGATCCGCTAA
- the bla gene encoding class A beta-lactamase, which translates to MKKLLLAAAALLLASCSSVPPEPGGDTFTFSDGLRDIEERAGGRLGFAVVDHKGRLILGSNDNDRFAMCSTFKLLLAGQVLRGATRGGPSLRTPLPFTKADIVFHSPYTEANLASGELRLGFAAEQIVKVSDNAAANLILKATGGPEAFTRRMREMGDAVTRLDRFETILNENALGDPRDTTTPQAMAKSAAKIVYGDYLDPAHRKSLRQWMVDSQTGLGRIRAGLPAGWVAGDKTGSCGNAYNDVAFVELPDGGKYIVAVYLDRPKVEGAAANAIIAEVTRAIAEDLPKVPSLRQ; encoded by the coding sequence ATGAAGAAATTGCTCCTTGCCGCGGCCGCGCTGCTGCTCGCCTCCTGCTCGTCGGTTCCGCCCGAACCCGGCGGCGACACCTTCACTTTCAGCGATGGCCTCCGCGATATCGAGGAACGCGCCGGCGGCCGGCTCGGTTTCGCGGTGGTCGACCACAAGGGGCGGCTGATCCTCGGCAGCAACGACAATGATCGTTTCGCGATGTGCTCGACCTTCAAATTGCTGCTCGCGGGTCAGGTGCTACGCGGCGCCACGAGGGGCGGCCCGTCGCTGCGTACGCCGCTGCCTTTCACCAAGGCCGATATCGTCTTCCACTCGCCCTATACCGAGGCCAATCTCGCATCGGGCGAACTCCGTTTGGGCTTCGCGGCCGAGCAGATCGTCAAGGTCAGCGACAATGCCGCCGCGAACCTGATCCTCAAGGCGACGGGCGGCCCCGAAGCCTTCACCCGCCGCATGCGCGAGATGGGCGACGCAGTGACGCGGCTCGACCGTTTCGAGACGATCCTCAACGAAAATGCCCTCGGCGACCCGCGCGACACCACCACTCCGCAGGCGATGGCGAAGAGCGCGGCGAAGATCGTCTATGGCGATTACCTCGATCCCGCGCATCGCAAGTCGCTGCGCCAATGGATGGTCGACAGCCAGACCGGGCTCGGCCGCATCCGCGCCGGCCTCCCCGCGGGCTGGGTTGCGGGCGACAAGACCGGCAGCTGCGGCAACGCTTATAACGACGTCGCCTTCGTCGAGCTGCCCGACGGCGGCAAATATATCGTCGCCGTCTATCTCGACCGGCCGAAGGTCGAGGGCGCCGCCGCCAACGCGATCATCGCCGAGGTGACGCGCGCGATCGCCGAGGATCTGCCCAAGGTCCCGAGCCTCCGCCAATAG